One stretch of Stigmatella aurantiaca DNA includes these proteins:
- a CDS encoding DUSAM domain-containing protein, with translation MEHEEGEWHEIRVLDTRVQQGQALALTADVRDLLLRSAPTVAISDTEAKAALANVESATALLRKIRERISEGSDRLSDALFRMYELQDAGDLEGARQQMRDVLAVEVVPEYREIAEGELAKLAKLP, from the coding sequence ATGGAGCATGAGGAAGGTGAGTGGCACGAAATCCGGGTGCTGGACACCCGCGTTCAGCAGGGGCAAGCCCTAGCCCTCACAGCTGACGTACGCGATCTTCTACTGCGCTCGGCTCCAACAGTGGCCATCAGCGACACCGAAGCGAAAGCAGCCCTCGCCAACGTGGAGAGTGCAACCGCCTTGCTCCGGAAGATTCGGGAGCGGATCAGCGAGGGCTCGGATCGGCTCAGCGACGCGCTCTTCCGGATGTACGAACTCCAGGATGCTGGGGATCTCGAAGGGGCACGCCAACAGATGCGAGACGTGCTAGCCGTCGAAGTTGTACCGGAGTATCGAGAGATCGCCGAAGGCGAACTCGCAAAGCTCGCCAAGTTGCCGT
- a CDS encoding App1 family protein — MPAFKSSFFEFAVRADATWDAWSRRVRRQLKWARPPRILPYRGYGSPERVLIQARVLEDRDVRPAHLRRTLVGSAIASYQRYATRELGGARVAVHWEEKRWEGTTDEEGFLTLWVEPPAGVQPGWNFVKLELLAPEPEGVPTVSAPVLVAGAEAELGVISDIDDTVIVTGVTNPVKRAWTLFLTEHRTRLPFEGVDAFYKALHDGSKGLETNPIFYVSSSPWNLYEHLDEFLSLHRIPAGPLLLRDWGLSRHGFAPGGGHGHKLDKIRAVMGTLEHLPFILIGDSGQEDAEHYRTIVREYPGRVKCVYIRNVPSKEKRAVELARIAEQVRRAGSQMVVVDDTVTAARHAAKAGWIRWEEVPRVEEHQREDAEARTVLDALDRE, encoded by the coding sequence ATGCCTGCCTTCAAGTCCTCCTTCTTCGAGTTCGCCGTTCGAGCCGACGCCACGTGGGACGCATGGAGCCGCCGGGTCCGGCGCCAGCTGAAGTGGGCGCGGCCTCCGCGGATTCTGCCCTACCGCGGGTATGGCTCCCCGGAGCGGGTGCTCATCCAGGCGCGGGTGCTGGAGGACCGGGACGTGCGGCCCGCGCACCTGCGGCGCACGCTGGTGGGCAGCGCCATCGCCTCGTACCAGCGGTATGCGACGCGGGAGCTGGGCGGGGCGCGGGTGGCGGTGCACTGGGAGGAGAAGCGCTGGGAGGGCACCACGGACGAGGAGGGCTTCCTCACGCTGTGGGTGGAGCCCCCGGCGGGGGTGCAGCCGGGGTGGAACTTCGTGAAGCTGGAGCTGCTCGCGCCGGAGCCGGAAGGGGTGCCCACGGTGTCCGCGCCGGTGCTGGTGGCGGGGGCGGAGGCGGAGCTGGGCGTCATCAGCGACATCGACGACACGGTCATCGTCACGGGGGTGACGAACCCGGTGAAGCGGGCATGGACGCTGTTCCTGACGGAGCACCGCACGCGCCTGCCCTTCGAGGGCGTGGATGCCTTTTACAAGGCGCTGCACGACGGCAGTAAGGGGCTGGAGACGAACCCCATCTTCTATGTCTCCAGCAGCCCGTGGAACCTGTACGAGCACCTGGACGAGTTCCTGTCGCTGCACCGGATTCCGGCGGGCCCGCTGCTGCTGCGGGACTGGGGGCTGTCGCGCCACGGGTTCGCGCCGGGGGGCGGGCATGGGCACAAGCTGGACAAGATTCGCGCGGTGATGGGCACGCTGGAGCACCTGCCCTTCATCCTGATTGGGGACAGCGGCCAGGAGGACGCGGAGCACTACCGGACCATCGTCCGCGAGTACCCGGGGCGGGTGAAGTGCGTGTACATCCGCAACGTGCCGTCGAAGGAGAAGCGGGCGGTGGAGCTGGCGCGCATCGCGGAGCAGGTGCGCCGGGCGGGCAGCCAGATGGTGGTGGTGGACGACACGGTGACGGCGGCCCGGCACGCGGCCAAGGCCGGGTGGATCCGCTGGGAAGAGGTGCCGCGCGTGGAAGAGCACCAGCGCGAGGACGCGGAAGCCCGGACGGTGCTGGACGCCCTCGACCGCGAGTAG
- a CDS encoding ATP-binding protein, whose protein sequence is MPTGQVTASRGAAPTAPRPLNEQLRLERLRSYGILDTPPEPPFDDLARLAALLCHAPTAFISLTDETRQWFKACMGTSGDAQELPRDDSFCTYAILQTQPFVIPDASLDPRFRDNPNVTGGRRIRFYAAAPLLTEDGLALGTLCVLGREPQELSAQQGQALEALARQVVSQLELRRLNLHQQRLIQELRTTNERLERIQHATNDIIWDWDVVAGRVMWNSRITEVLGYPLEQVGEQSNWWYRHIHPDDQERLAQSFQRALAEGASKWTAEYSLRRANGTWARVLDRSTIQRDAAGKPVRIYGAVVDLSEREEMRTRLALADRMASVGTLAAGVAHEINNPLAYVIANLDFTLQEVNTAGAPPVTELCEALQEAREGAERMRLIVRDLKMFSRPDDERLERVELCHAIDSAATMAWNEIRHRARLVKDYQPVPPLYANEARLGQVFLNLLVNAAHAIPEGAADRNEIHVSTRLDAAGRIVAEVRDTGSGIPAEIRSRILEPFFTTKPTGVGTGLGLSICHGIVSSLHGELQFESEVGRGSVFRVVLPVPAPVETEDAPLEPTPQAPRRSHILVVDDEPLVLSALKRTLLEEHDVTVFSRARAALEWLEQGLPWDLILCDLMMPEMTGMDFHEELSRRMPERAGQVVFVTGGAFTAKARDFLGRVPNPRTEKPFEARALRELVNARLSLSGPGSGPGCRRH, encoded by the coding sequence GTGCCCACCGGGCAGGTCACGGCGAGCCGTGGCGCTGCCCCCACCGCGCCCCGCCCGCTGAACGAGCAGCTCCGGCTGGAGCGCCTCCGCAGCTACGGCATCCTCGACACGCCTCCCGAGCCCCCGTTCGATGATCTCGCCCGCCTGGCGGCCCTGCTGTGTCACGCGCCCACCGCCTTCATCTCGCTGACGGACGAGACGCGCCAGTGGTTCAAGGCCTGCATGGGAACGAGCGGCGACGCCCAGGAGCTCCCCCGGGACGACTCCTTCTGCACCTACGCCATCCTGCAGACCCAGCCCTTCGTGATTCCGGACGCCTCGCTCGACCCACGCTTCCGGGACAACCCCAATGTCACCGGCGGGCGGCGCATCCGCTTCTACGCCGCGGCGCCGCTGCTCACCGAGGACGGGCTCGCGCTCGGCACGCTGTGTGTGCTCGGCCGCGAGCCCCAGGAACTCTCCGCGCAGCAGGGCCAAGCCCTGGAAGCCCTGGCCCGGCAGGTGGTCAGCCAGCTGGAGCTGCGGCGCTTGAACCTCCACCAGCAGCGGCTCATCCAGGAGCTGCGCACCACCAACGAGCGGCTGGAGCGGATCCAACACGCCACCAACGACATCATCTGGGACTGGGATGTGGTGGCGGGCCGGGTGATGTGGAACTCCCGCATCACCGAGGTGCTCGGCTACCCCCTGGAGCAGGTGGGGGAGCAGTCCAACTGGTGGTACCGCCACATCCACCCGGATGACCAGGAGCGCCTGGCCCAGAGCTTCCAGCGGGCCCTGGCCGAGGGCGCCTCGAAGTGGACGGCGGAGTACAGCCTGCGCCGCGCCAACGGCACCTGGGCCCGCGTGCTGGATCGCAGCACCATCCAGCGCGACGCGGCCGGCAAGCCCGTGCGCATCTACGGGGCGGTGGTGGACCTGAGCGAGCGCGAGGAGATGCGCACCCGCCTGGCGCTGGCCGACCGCATGGCCTCGGTGGGCACGCTCGCGGCGGGCGTGGCGCATGAAATCAACAACCCCCTGGCCTACGTCATCGCCAACCTGGACTTCACCCTCCAGGAGGTGAACACCGCGGGCGCCCCCCCCGTGACCGAGCTGTGCGAGGCGCTCCAGGAGGCCCGGGAGGGCGCCGAGCGCATGCGCCTCATCGTCCGGGACCTGAAGATGTTCAGCCGGCCCGATGACGAGCGCCTGGAGCGGGTGGAGCTCTGCCACGCCATCGACTCGGCGGCGACGATGGCCTGGAACGAGATCCGCCACCGGGCGCGGCTGGTGAAGGACTACCAGCCCGTGCCCCCGCTGTACGCGAACGAGGCCCGGCTGGGCCAGGTGTTCCTCAACCTGCTGGTGAACGCCGCGCACGCCATCCCCGAGGGGGCCGCGGACCGCAATGAAATCCACGTCTCCACGCGGCTGGACGCCGCGGGCCGCATCGTCGCCGAGGTGCGCGACACGGGCAGCGGGATTCCCGCGGAGATCCGCTCGCGCATCCTCGAGCCGTTCTTCACCACCAAGCCCACGGGCGTGGGCACGGGCCTGGGGCTGTCCATCTGCCACGGCATCGTCAGCAGCCTGCACGGCGAGCTTCAGTTCGAGAGCGAGGTGGGCCGGGGCTCGGTGTTCCGCGTGGTGCTCCCCGTCCCAGCGCCGGTGGAGACAGAGGACGCTCCCCTGGAGCCCACGCCCCAGGCCCCCCGCCGCAGCCACATCCTGGTGGTGGACGATGAGCCCCTGGTGCTCAGCGCCCTCAAGCGCACGCTCCTCGAGGAGCACGACGTCACCGTCTTCTCCCGGGCCCGGGCGGCGCTGGAGTGGCTGGAGCAGGGCCTTCCGTGGGACCTCATCCTCTGTGACTTGATGATGCCGGAGATGACGGGGATGGACTTCCACGAGGAGCTGAGCCGGCGGATGCCGGAGCGGGCCGGCCAGGTCGTCTTCGTCACCGGGGGGGCGTTCACCGCCAAGGCCCGGGACTTCCTCGGACGGGTGCCGAACCCGCGCACCGAGAAGCCCTTCGAGGCGCGGGCGCTGCGCGAGCTGGTGAACGCCCGGCTCAGTCTTTCTGGCCCAGGGTCCGGTCCAGGTTGTAGGCGGCACTGA
- a CDS encoding glycoside hydrolase family 15 protein, translating to MFNGEAVRIEDHGVIGDLRTVALVGSDGTLDWLCFPNFDSPSVFAAILDPERGGHFRIAPDMEGVTCKQFYWPETNVLVTRFYSPEGVGELIDFMPVVDRGNEHARELVRRVRVVRGRMQFRMECFPAFNYGRSPHTTREVPGGVNFITEPLSLTLASKVALEVGERGVSARFELSEDQSAVFSLHEGAAKDCSRRAHGEHSSEALFRKTVLWWRQWLSKCTYKGRWREVVERSALALKLLTFEPTGAIVAAPTCSLPESPGGERNWDYRYVWLRDAAFTVYAFLRVGFKEEAGAFMRWIEERCAEHDGKEGAPLNLMYAIDGSNVPDEVDLEHFSGYGGARPVRIGNAAASQLQLDIYGELMDSVYLYNKHGAPISYDFWQHLRRMVDWVCDHWQQEDEGIWEVRGGRRHFVYSKLMCWVAVDRAIRLADKRSFPADRNRWLEVRDAIFEEIMEKGWCTDRRAFIQAYGHDALDAANLLMPLVFFLSPVDPRMLSTLEAMRRTPAGGGLVSDGLVFRYDVDATLDGISGSEGTFNLCSFWLVEAMTRASVARSDYLEEARLTFERMLGYANHLGLYAEQTGLSGEALGNFPQALTHLSLISAAYNLDRTLGQKD from the coding sequence ATGTTCAACGGTGAGGCGGTGCGCATCGAGGACCACGGCGTCATCGGCGACCTGCGCACGGTGGCGCTGGTGGGCTCGGATGGGACGCTGGACTGGCTGTGCTTTCCCAACTTCGACAGCCCGAGCGTCTTCGCGGCCATCCTGGATCCGGAGCGGGGCGGCCACTTCCGCATCGCCCCGGACATGGAGGGGGTGACGTGCAAGCAGTTCTACTGGCCGGAGACGAACGTGCTGGTGACGCGCTTCTACTCGCCGGAAGGGGTGGGGGAGCTCATCGACTTCATGCCGGTGGTGGACCGGGGCAACGAGCACGCGCGCGAGCTGGTGCGCCGGGTGCGCGTGGTGCGCGGCCGCATGCAGTTCCGGATGGAGTGCTTCCCGGCGTTCAACTATGGCCGGAGCCCCCACACCACGCGGGAGGTGCCCGGCGGGGTGAACTTCATCACCGAGCCGCTGAGCCTCACGCTGGCCTCCAAGGTGGCGCTGGAGGTGGGCGAGCGGGGTGTGTCGGCGCGCTTCGAGCTGAGCGAGGACCAGTCGGCGGTGTTCAGCCTGCACGAGGGGGCGGCCAAGGATTGCTCGCGCCGGGCGCACGGCGAGCACTCCTCCGAGGCGCTCTTCCGCAAGACGGTGCTCTGGTGGCGCCAGTGGCTGTCCAAGTGTACGTACAAGGGACGGTGGCGCGAGGTGGTGGAGCGCTCGGCGCTGGCGCTCAAGCTGCTCACCTTCGAGCCCACGGGCGCCATCGTGGCAGCCCCCACGTGCAGCCTGCCCGAGTCTCCCGGCGGAGAGCGCAACTGGGACTACCGCTACGTGTGGCTGCGGGACGCGGCCTTCACCGTCTATGCCTTCCTGCGCGTGGGCTTCAAGGAAGAGGCGGGCGCCTTCATGCGGTGGATCGAAGAGCGCTGCGCCGAGCACGACGGGAAGGAGGGCGCGCCGCTGAACCTCATGTATGCCATTGATGGCAGCAACGTGCCCGATGAGGTGGATCTGGAGCACTTCTCCGGCTACGGGGGCGCGCGGCCGGTACGCATCGGCAACGCCGCGGCCTCCCAGCTCCAGCTCGACATCTACGGCGAGCTGATGGACTCGGTGTACCTGTACAACAAGCACGGGGCGCCCATCAGCTATGACTTCTGGCAGCACCTGCGGCGCATGGTGGACTGGGTGTGCGACCACTGGCAGCAGGAGGACGAGGGCATCTGGGAGGTGCGCGGCGGCCGCCGCCACTTCGTGTACTCGAAGCTGATGTGCTGGGTGGCGGTGGACCGGGCCATCCGGCTGGCGGACAAGCGCAGCTTCCCGGCGGACCGCAACCGCTGGCTCGAGGTGCGCGACGCCATCTTCGAGGAAATCATGGAGAAGGGCTGGTGCACGGACCGGCGGGCCTTCATCCAGGCGTACGGCCATGACGCGCTGGATGCGGCCAACCTGCTGATGCCGCTCGTCTTCTTCCTGTCGCCGGTGGATCCGCGCATGCTCTCCACGCTGGAGGCCATGCGCCGCACCCCCGCCGGCGGAGGCCTGGTGTCCGACGGGCTGGTGTTCCGCTACGACGTGGATGCGACGCTGGATGGGATTTCCGGCAGCGAGGGCACCTTCAATCTGTGCAGCTTCTGGCTGGTGGAGGCGATGACGCGGGCGAGCGTGGCCCGGTCCGATTACCTGGAGGAGGCTCGGCTGACGTTCGAGCGGATGCTGGGCTACGCCAACCACCTGGGGTTGTACGCGGAGCAGACGGGGCTGTCGGGCGAGGCGCTGGGCAACTTTCCCCAGGCGCTCACCCACCTGTCGCTCATCAGTGCCGCCTACAACCTGGACCGGACCCTGGGCCAGAAAGACTGA
- a CDS encoding glucose 1-dehydrogenase, protein MKAVAAIPKSREVRVIDVAEPRLSSATGVRVRTLEVGVCGTDQEIAEFQHGAPPEGEEFLIMGHEALGEVVEVGAQVKGLKPGDLVVPRVRRPCPHEACAACRSGNPDFCVTGDYRERGIQKAHGFCAEFFVEEAAYLHPVPAALRGVAVLTEPLTIAEKALRELEVLKRRLPWKKQPGHAVVLGAGPVGLLGAMALKRAGHDTTVYSRSPKPNAKAAVAEAVGAPYLSSKEVGAEALTQRAGPVDVVYEASGSAKAGFEVLKVLGPNGVFIFTGVPGKKEPLELDGAALLKQLVLKNQLVLGTVNASEADFQAALEDLARFQERWPGQLEAILTERHPPEDFQKVVTGKSGGIKHIIRFA, encoded by the coding sequence ATGAAGGCCGTCGCCGCGATTCCGAAGTCCCGTGAGGTGCGCGTCATCGACGTGGCGGAGCCCCGGTTGAGCTCCGCCACGGGGGTACGGGTACGCACGCTGGAGGTGGGCGTGTGCGGCACGGACCAGGAGATCGCCGAGTTCCAGCACGGTGCCCCCCCCGAGGGCGAGGAGTTCCTCATCATGGGCCACGAGGCGCTGGGGGAGGTGGTGGAGGTGGGCGCGCAGGTGAAGGGCCTGAAGCCGGGGGACCTGGTCGTCCCGCGCGTGCGGCGGCCCTGTCCCCACGAGGCCTGCGCCGCGTGCCGCAGCGGGAATCCGGATTTCTGCGTGACGGGGGACTACCGGGAGCGCGGCATCCAGAAGGCCCATGGCTTCTGCGCGGAGTTCTTCGTGGAGGAGGCGGCCTACCTGCACCCGGTGCCCGCCGCGCTGCGCGGGGTGGCGGTGCTCACCGAGCCCCTCACCATCGCGGAGAAGGCGCTGCGGGAGCTGGAGGTGCTCAAGCGGCGGCTGCCGTGGAAGAAGCAGCCGGGGCACGCGGTCGTGCTGGGCGCCGGGCCCGTGGGGCTCCTGGGGGCCATGGCCTTGAAGCGCGCCGGCCATGACACCACGGTGTACTCGCGCTCGCCGAAGCCCAACGCCAAGGCGGCGGTGGCCGAGGCGGTGGGGGCGCCCTACCTCTCCTCGAAAGAGGTGGGGGCGGAGGCGCTCACCCAGCGCGCGGGCCCCGTGGACGTGGTGTACGAGGCCTCGGGCTCCGCGAAGGCGGGCTTCGAGGTGCTCAAGGTGCTCGGGCCCAACGGGGTGTTCATCTTCACCGGGGTCCCCGGGAAGAAGGAGCCGCTGGAGCTGGACGGCGCGGCGCTGCTCAAGCAGCTGGTGTTGAAGAACCAGCTGGTGCTGGGCACCGTGAATGCCTCGGAGGCGGACTTCCAGGCCGCCCTGGAGGACCTGGCGCGCTTCCAGGAGCGCTGGCCGGGGCAGCTGGAGGCGATTCTCACCGAGCGCCATCCGCCCGAGGACTTCCAGAAGGTGGTGACCGGCAAGTCCGGCGGCATCAAGCACATCATCCGCTTCGCCTGA
- a CDS encoding GNAT family N-acetyltransferase, with protein MSSHYWADMARDTADLEHILALQRENLRGDISPEEEGSQGFVTVRHSLDTLQQMHALAPSIVVRQGQTPVAYALTMLRECQALCPELVPMFQLFETLEYQGQPLTQARFYVMGQICVGKAHRGQGLFDQLYHHHRERYRPRFDLLLTEVATRNRRSLRAHERVGFQTVHTYRDALEEWAVILWDWRMPSAT; from the coding sequence ATGAGCTCGCACTACTGGGCGGACATGGCGCGGGACACCGCCGACCTCGAACACATCCTGGCGCTGCAACGGGAGAACCTCCGGGGGGACATTTCGCCCGAGGAGGAGGGCTCCCAGGGGTTCGTAACGGTGCGGCACAGCCTGGACACGCTCCAGCAGATGCATGCGCTGGCGCCCAGCATCGTCGTGCGTCAGGGGCAGACGCCCGTGGCGTATGCGCTCACGATGCTCCGGGAGTGCCAGGCCCTGTGCCCCGAGCTGGTGCCCATGTTCCAGCTCTTCGAGACGCTGGAGTACCAGGGCCAGCCGCTCACGCAGGCGCGCTTTTATGTGATGGGGCAGATCTGCGTCGGCAAGGCCCACCGGGGACAGGGCCTGTTCGATCAGCTCTACCACCACCACCGGGAGCGCTACCGGCCGCGCTTCGACCTGCTCCTCACGGAGGTGGCCACCCGCAACCGCCGCTCCCTGCGCGCGCACGAGCGCGTGGGGTTCCAGACGGTGCACACCTACCGGGATGCGCTGGAGGAGTGGGCCGTCATCCTCTGGGACTGGCGGATGCCTTCCGCAACTTGA
- a CDS encoding DUF4112 domain-containing protein: protein MRPLPAPTTSPADSAALDQVRRLARQLDTSLRLPGGVRVGWDAVLGLIPAVGDWAGALLSSYIILQAVRLGASREVLLRMVGNVAVEALVGVVPFLGDVFDVAWRANVRNVTLLERHLAAPTATRRASRAWVFLAVLLLVALLALAATLTVLVWRALGLHLF, encoded by the coding sequence ATGCGCCCACTGCCTGCCCCGACGACGTCCCCCGCTGATTCCGCCGCGCTCGACCAGGTCCGCCGTCTGGCCCGGCAGTTGGACACCTCCCTGCGGCTGCCCGGAGGGGTGCGCGTCGGGTGGGACGCCGTGCTGGGCCTGATTCCCGCCGTGGGTGATTGGGCGGGCGCCCTGCTCTCCAGCTACATCATCCTGCAGGCGGTGCGCCTGGGCGCCTCCCGCGAGGTGCTGCTGCGCATGGTGGGAAACGTGGCGGTCGAGGCGCTCGTGGGCGTGGTGCCCTTCCTGGGAGATGTTTTCGACGTGGCCTGGCGGGCCAACGTGCGCAACGTGACCCTGCTCGAAAGACACCTGGCCGCGCCCACCGCCACCCGGCGCGCCAGCCGGGCCTGGGTGTTCCTGGCCGTGCTGCTGCTGGTGGCGCTGCTGGCCCTGGCCGCGACGCTCACCGTGCTGGTCTGGCGCGCCCTGGGCCTTCACCTCTTCTGA
- a CDS encoding ABC transporter substrate-binding protein has protein sequence MKRLLTVLAVALCLTGAAAESAGVPLPEGYPPAYARIIEAARQEGTLSIYSATDASEAAPLIREFEATYPGVRVEYADQNSTEIYSRFIAEVAAGQGTADLVWSSAMDLQVKLIHDGYAQAYASPEKPNLPGWAVWKDAGYGVTAEPLVIAYNKRLMPAEDVPRTRADLERLLRAKKDFYRGKVASYDPERSGVGFLFISQDVQLSQDTWRLVEAMAGTEPRLYTSTGAMMERLVSGEHLLVYNMIGSYALRRQKQDPSVGIVFPADFTLTLSRIAFIPTEARHPNAAKLFLDFLLSKRGQRLLAGRDMAPVRTDVDTTGVPMPPAGQVRAIRLGPQLLTHLDPLTRLRFLKQWKRIVRGR, from the coding sequence TTGAAAAGACTGCTGACCGTCCTGGCGGTGGCCCTGTGTCTGACAGGTGCCGCGGCCGAAAGCGCCGGGGTCCCGCTGCCCGAAGGCTACCCGCCCGCCTACGCGCGCATCATCGAGGCGGCGCGCCAGGAGGGCACGCTGAGCATCTACTCGGCCACCGACGCGAGCGAGGCCGCGCCGCTCATCCGCGAGTTCGAGGCCACCTACCCCGGCGTGCGCGTCGAGTACGCGGATCAGAACTCCACGGAGATCTACAGCCGCTTCATCGCGGAGGTGGCGGCCGGGCAGGGCACCGCGGACCTCGTGTGGAGCTCGGCGATGGACCTTCAGGTCAAGCTCATCCACGACGGCTACGCGCAGGCGTATGCCTCGCCGGAGAAGCCGAACCTGCCCGGCTGGGCGGTGTGGAAGGACGCGGGCTATGGTGTCACCGCCGAGCCGCTCGTCATCGCCTACAACAAGCGGCTGATGCCCGCGGAGGACGTGCCGCGCACGCGCGCGGACCTGGAGCGGCTGCTGCGCGCGAAGAAGGACTTCTACCGGGGCAAGGTCGCCAGCTACGACCCGGAGCGCAGCGGCGTGGGCTTCCTGTTCATCTCCCAGGACGTGCAGCTCAGCCAGGACACCTGGCGCTTGGTGGAGGCCATGGCTGGCACCGAGCCCCGGCTCTACACCTCCACCGGCGCGATGATGGAGCGGCTCGTCTCCGGCGAGCACCTGCTCGTCTACAACATGATCGGCTCCTATGCGCTGCGGCGGCAGAAGCAGGATCCGTCGGTGGGCATCGTCTTCCCGGCCGACTTCACGCTGACGCTCTCGCGCATCGCCTTCATTCCCACCGAGGCCCGCCACCCCAACGCCGCGAAGCTGTTCCTGGACTTCCTGCTGTCCAAGCGGGGCCAGCGCCTGCTGGCCGGGCGCGACATGGCCCCCGTGAGGACTGACGTGGACACCACCGGCGTGCCCATGCCACCCGCCGGGCAGGTGCGGGCCATCCGCCTGGGACCACAGCTCCTCACCCACCTCGACCCGCTCACGCGCCTGCGCTTCCTCAAACAGTGGAAGCGCATCGTGCGCGGCCGTTGA
- a CDS encoding ABC transporter permease, translating to MNRSARIAVVLASALAILAPLLLVVWQSFLDGPFFARNVHPSLGAYQFVFEDPDFYRALGNSVLVAGGMTLIAVPVGALLAFLLVRTDLPGRRWMEPLILTPMFISSIVLAFGFVVAFGPVGLVSLWVKGWAGALPWDLYSRPSLILIAGLTHAPHVFLYAATALRSLGSDVEEAARSMGAGPLRVAATISLPMIRPALLYAGVLVFFLGFELFGLPLVLADPQGELVLATYLYKLTNVLGIPSYQLMAVVVMVIVVIAVPLVWLQNRLLQGANRYVSIQGKAQSARPIALGVWRWPAAALIALWLFTVVVAPVCGLVLRAFVSSWGEGVDLADALTLSHFRELAHYPNLMRGITNTLVLAAVGGAASVAVYTVINLAVHRWRSAWARAIDYLVLLPRAMPGIVAGLAIFWVFLFFPPLQPFRQTLLAMWVAYTLVWMAYGMRLVSSSLLQIAPDLEEAGRVVGASLGRVTRDVTLPLIRAGLVGSWVLVFVTFAREYSTGVYLLGPGTEVIGSLLVSLWATGAVDTVVALSVINIAMVGAGLLLLTLFGRKAHPG from the coding sequence ATGAACCGCTCGGCGCGCATCGCGGTTGTCCTGGCCTCTGCTCTCGCCATCCTCGCCCCGCTGCTGCTGGTGGTCTGGCAGAGCTTCCTGGATGGCCCCTTCTTCGCCCGCAACGTGCACCCCTCGCTGGGGGCCTACCAGTTCGTCTTCGAGGATCCGGACTTCTACCGCGCGCTGGGCAACTCGGTGCTGGTGGCCGGGGGCATGACCCTCATCGCCGTGCCGGTGGGGGCGCTGCTCGCCTTCCTGCTGGTGCGCACCGACCTGCCCGGCCGAAGGTGGATGGAGCCTCTCATCCTCACGCCGATGTTCATCTCCTCCATCGTGCTGGCGTTCGGCTTCGTGGTGGCCTTCGGGCCCGTGGGCCTCGTCAGCCTGTGGGTGAAGGGCTGGGCGGGCGCGCTGCCGTGGGACTTGTACTCCCGGCCGTCGCTCATCCTCATCGCGGGCCTCACGCACGCACCCCACGTGTTCCTCTATGCCGCCACGGCGCTGCGCAGCCTGGGCTCGGACGTGGAGGAGGCCGCGCGCTCCATGGGGGCGGGGCCGCTCCGGGTGGCGGCCACCATCAGCCTGCCCATGATTCGCCCCGCCCTCTTGTACGCGGGCGTGCTGGTCTTCTTCCTGGGCTTCGAGCTGTTCGGCCTGCCGCTGGTGCTGGCAGACCCCCAGGGGGAGCTGGTGCTGGCCACCTACCTCTACAAGCTGACCAACGTGCTCGGTATCCCCTCCTACCAGCTCATGGCGGTGGTGGTGATGGTCATCGTCGTCATCGCGGTGCCGCTCGTGTGGTTACAGAACCGGCTGCTCCAGGGCGCCAACCGCTACGTGTCCATCCAGGGCAAGGCCCAGAGCGCGCGGCCCATCGCGCTGGGCGTGTGGCGCTGGCCCGCCGCGGCGCTCATCGCGCTGTGGCTCTTCACGGTGGTGGTGGCGCCCGTGTGCGGGCTGGTGCTGCGCGCCTTCGTGTCGAGCTGGGGCGAGGGCGTGGACCTGGCCGACGCGCTGACGCTGTCCCACTTCCGCGAGCTGGCCCACTACCCCAACCTGATGCGGGGCATCACCAACACCCTGGTGCTGGCCGCGGTGGGCGGGGCCGCGTCGGTGGCCGTCTACACGGTCATCAACCTCGCGGTGCACCGCTGGCGCTCGGCCTGGGCGCGCGCCATCGACTACCTCGTGCTGCTGCCGCGCGCCATGCCGGGCATCGTCGCGGGCCTGGCCATCTTCTGGGTGTTCCTCTTCTTCCCCCCGCTGCAGCCGTTCCGGCAGACGCTGCTGGCCATGTGGGTGGCCTATACGCTGGTGTGGATGGCCTACGGCATGCGCCTGGTGTCGAGCAGCCTGCTGCAGATCGCCCCGGACCTGGAGGAGGCCGGCCGGGTGGTGGGTGCCTCCCTGGGCCGCGTCACCCGGGATGTCACGCTGCCGCTCATCCGCGCGGGGCTCGTGGGCAGTTGGGTGCTCGTCTTCGTCACCTTCGCGCGCGAGTACTCCACGGGGGTGTACCTGCTGGGGCCGGGCACGGAGGTGATTGGCTCGCTGCTCGTGTCGCTCTGGGCCACCGGCGCCGTGGACACTGTCGTGGCCCTGTCGGTCATCAACATCGCGATGGTCGGCGCGGGTCTCTTGTTGCTTACCCTGTTCGGAAGGAAGGCCCACCCTGGCTAA